One Mugil cephalus isolate CIBA_MC_2020 chromosome 8, CIBA_Mcephalus_1.1, whole genome shotgun sequence genomic window carries:
- the LOC125012337 gene encoding ectonucleoside triphosphate diphosphohydrolase 2-like, producing the protein MALRFSQTIPAAVLLILAVIGILLMVIPCKDVLVPPENMYGIVLDAGSSHTSMYIYKWPADKQNGTGIVSEHDECHAEGGGISSYAGVPGGAAKSLEACLEKAVKIIPKARHSQTPLCLGATAGMRLLDLVNSTESQQVLREVKRKLQSYPFNFKEAVILSGQDEGAYGWVTVNYLLGNFVKYGFVGKWLNPGKTTIGALDLGGASTQITFETSEKIEDPHNAKALRLYGQNHTLYTQSFLCYGQDQFLRKLLALLIKNAGITSQVSHPCYPRQFNMTIKLGEDVFDSPCTKEYKPPKFDRNKVVTVVGTGDYQTCLDSVKEMFSFDNCSFSRCSFNGVFQPKVTGNFMAFSAFFFSHSYLTRLTNITITSPHNMKKATRLVCNMTISEMMAKTKQAAKYMKNVCAVSHFVQVLLMEGYHFDEASFPSISFQKKAEGASVGWALGYMLNISNTVPTESLALGKALTPGAFTGVLIIFIILIFITIGYCLWTYKKSKSQDL; encoded by the exons tATGGAATTGTGCTGGATGCAGGCTCCTCTCACACCTCTATGTACATCTACAAATGGCCAGCTGACAAGCAAAATGGCACTGGTATCGTTAGTGAGCACGACGAGTGTCATGCAGAAG GCGGAGGGATATCCAGCTATGCAGGTGTTCCTGGTGGTGCAGCTAAAAGTCTGGAGGCATGTCTGGAAAAAGCTGTGAAGATCATCCCCAAGGCCAGGCACAGCCAAACTCCACTCTGTCTGGGAGCAACAGCGGGCATGAGGCTCCTGGA CCTAGTCAACTCTACAGAGTCCCAACAAGTTCTCAGAGAAgtcaaaagaaaactgcaatCATACCCGTTCAACTTCAAAGAGGCGGTCATCCTGAGCGGGCAGGACGAGGGAGCGTATGGCTGGGTTACAGTCAACTATTTACTGGGGAACTTTGTCAAG TATGGTTTTGTGGGCAAATGGCTGAATCCAGGCAAGACGACAATCGGAGCTTTGGATTTAGGCGGAGCATCCACTCAGATTACATTTGAAACCTCGGAGAAGATAGAAGACCCACATAATGCGAAGGCGCTAAGGCTTTACGGACAAAACCACACACTTTACACCCAGAGCTTCCTGTGCTATGGCCAAGACCAATTTCTCAGAAAACTGCTGGCTCTACTCATCAAG AATGCAGGTATAACGTCCCAAGTATCCCACCCCTGCTACCCCCGACAGTTCAACATGACTATCAAGCTAGGGGAGGACGTCTTTGATTCACCATGTACTAAGGAGTACAAACCACCTAAATTTGACCGTAACAAGGTTGTTACAGTTGTGGGAACCGGAGATTACCAGACCTGCCTGGACAGCGTAAAGGAAATGTTCTCCTTTGACAACTGCTCTTTCTCCAGGTGCTCCTTTAACGGAGTCTTCCAGCCCAAAGTGACAGGAAACTTCATG GCGttctctgctttcttcttctctcatagCTACCTCACCCGCCTCACCAACATCACTATCACTTCTCCCCACAACATGAAGAAAGCAACCCGTCTCGTCTGCAATATGACCATTTCTGAG ATGATGGCAAAGACAAAGCAGGCAGCAAAATACATGAAGAATGTCTGTGCCGTATCCCACTTTGTCCAGGTCCTCTTAATGGAGGGCTACCATTTTGATGAAGCTTCCTTCCCTTCTATCTCTTTCCAGAAAAAG GCAGAAGGAGCATCTGTAGGCTGGGCTTTGGGATACATGCTGAACATAAGCAACACTGTGCCTACAGAGAGTCTTGCACTGGGTAAAGCTCTGACCCCAGGGGCATTCACTGGTGTCCttatcatcttcatcattctcattttcattaCAATAGGCTACTGTCTATGGACATACAAAAAGTCAAAATCGCAGGATTTGTAA
- the nelfb gene encoding negative elongation factor B, translated as MFAGLPELGISNGEDLKETLTNCTEPLKAIDQFQMENGILLPTLQSALPFLDLHGTPRLEFHQSVFDELRDKLMERVATIAEGKDEDRYGKLEELLEKSFPLVKMPSIQPVVMQVLKHLPKVPEKKLKMVMADKELYKVCAVEVKRQIWQDNQALFGDEVSPLLKQYIVEKEAALFSSDLSILHNFFSPSPKTRRQGEVVLKLTQMIGKNVKLYDMVLQFLRTLFLRTRNVHYCTLRAELLMSLHDLDISEICSVDPCHKFTWCLDACIREKFVDGKRARELQGFLDGVKKGQEQVLGDLSMILCDPFACNTLVLSIMRNLQELLSQDALPRDSPDLMLLLRMLSLGQGAWDMIDSQVFKEPRLDSEVVTRFLPAMMSVVVDDHTFTVEQKLPSEEKSSLSYPTTLPDAFNRYLQENRVACEMGLYYVLHIAKLRNKNALQRLIPTLVETYNDMAFSDIFLHLLTGHLTLLSDEFGTEEFCSVVFDGFLLTSFSSKENVHRHSLRMLLHLHHKVLPSYMETLMKTLEPPKQCSEPLKELYTQLTEKLEAQKKSPPPPDETPSLDLGLHPVTMPATASTPTTPL; from the exons ATGTTCGCGGGGCTGCCTGAGCTCGGGATATCAAACGGCGAGGACCTCAAAGAAACTCTCACCAACTGCACAGAGCCTCTGAAAGCCATTGATCAGTTTCAG ATGGAAAATGGCATCCTGCTGCCAACACTCCAGTCTGCTCTTCCCTTCCTCGACCTCCATGGGACCCCTCGGCTGGAGTTTCACCAGTCTGTCTTTGATGAGCTTCGAGATAAGCTGATGGAGCGCGTCGCCACCATCGCAGAGGGCAAGGACGAGGACAG ATATGGGAAACTTGAAGAGCTGCTGGAGAAGAGCTTTCCACTTGTTAAAATGCCGTCCATTCAGCCAGTGGTAATGCAGGTGCTGAAGCATCTACCCAAG GTGCCAGAGAAGAAACTGAAGATGGTGATGGCTGACAAAGAGCTGTACAAGGTGTGTGCTGTGGAGGTGAAGAGGCAGATCTGGCAGGACAACCAGGCTCTGTTTGGAGATGAAGTCTCTCCACTCTTAAAGCAGTACATTGTTGAGAAGGAAGCCGCACTGTTCAGCAGTGACCTCTCCATCCTGCACAATTTCTTCAGTCCTTCTCCTAAAACACGGCGTCAAGGCGAG GTGGTTCTGAAGCTGACCCAGATGATCGGAAAGAATGTGAAGCTGTATGACATGGTGCTGCAGTTTTTACGGACACTCTTCCTGCGAACGCGAAACGTTCACTACTGCACTCTGAGAGCAGAGCTGCTGATGTCTCTACACGACCTGGACATCAGTGAGATCTGCTCTGTTGACCCCTGCCATAAG TTCACTTGGTGTTTAGATGCCTGCATCAGGGAGAAGTTTGTGGACGGCAAGCGAGCCAGAGAGCTACAAGGTTTCCTGGATGGAGTGAAGAAAGGACAAGAGCAAGTCCTTGG GGACCTGTCCATGATCCTGTGTGACCCTTTTGCCTGTAACACCCTGGTCTTGAGTATCATGAGAAACCTGCAAGAGCTGCTGAGTCAGGATGCTTTACCCAGG GACAGTCCAGacctgatgctgctgctgagaatGCTGTCACTGGGTCAAGGAGCGTGGGACATGATAGACAGCCAGGTCTTCAAGGAACCTCGTTTG GACTCAGAGGTGGTGACGCGCTTCCTGCCTGCAATGATGTCCGTGGTTGTTGACGATCACACATTCACGGTAGAACAGAAGCTACCCAGTGAAGAGAAGAGCTCGCTGTCGTACCCCACCACCCTGCCAGATGCCTTCAACAG GTACCTGCAGGAGAACAGAGTGGCCTGTGAAATGGGTCTCTACTACGTCCTCCATATTGCCAAACTGAGGAACAAGAATGCCTTACAGAGGTTAATCCCCACTCTGG TGGAGACCTACAACGACATGGCCTTCAGTGACATCTTCCTGCACCTGCTAACGGGGCACCTCACCCTTCTCTCCGATGAATTTGGAACGGAAGAGTTTTGCTCAGTTGTTTTTGATGGCTTCCTCCTTACGTCTTTCTCCAG CAAAGAGAATGTCCACAGACACAGCCTCAGGATGTTGCTGCATTTACACCACAAAGTCCTGCCGTCATACATGGAAACCTTAATGAAAACTCTTGAACCTCCAAAACAG TGCAGTGAGCCGCTGAAGGAGCTGTACACCCAGCTGACAGAGAAGCTGGAGGCCCAGAAGAAGAGCCCTCCACCACCAGATGAAACTCCATCCCTGGACCTGGGGCTTCACCCGGTGACCATGCCTGCCACCGCCTCCACCCCAACCACGCCTCTCTGA
- the LOC125012338 gene encoding P2Y purinoceptor 2, with amino-acid sequence MNNSSNNTSVSCLGESQHVSIVVLLCIVFFVGFLLNIFSLWVFCCRMPCWTSGTTLQFHLALSDALATPVTPMMAVYFAMGNDWPFGRFLCQVKISLLSSHFYGSTIFLTLISIHRYTAVVHFNRSSFMKRKDFIKKLCGGVWLLLLIQSLVYGFMLPPSREEGHSQCLTIHQKKLTDTYFTINFILFIFGFLLPFFVSAVCYGRLANTLTRLNINSAKGLKVKLKSQRMIGMCLVIFLLCFLPLNVVRTVGVILKKYYPQQCHTLQQVETAYYATWILAGVNSCLDPLLYCFGSQNFRDAFQSLRIGQGDVPNRSDSEMTGNQI; translated from the coding sequence ATGAACAACAGTAGCAACAACACCTccgtgtcttgtcttggggagAGCCAGCATGTGTCCATCGTCGTTCTCCTGTGCATTGTCTTCTTTGTGGGCTTCCTCCTCAACATCTTCAGCCTGTGGGTCTTCTGCTGCCGGATGCCCTGCTGGACCTCTGGAACCACTCTGCAGTTCCATCTCGCCCTTAGTGACGCCCTCGCCACCCCCGTCACTCCCATGATGGCGGTGTACTTTGCCATGGGCAACGACTGGCCCTTTGGTCGCTTCCTGTGCCAAGTCAAGATTTCCCTGCTGAGTTCGCATTTCTATGGCAGCACGATTTTTCTCACTCTCATCAGCATCCATCGATACACTGCCGTGGTGCACTTCAACAGGAGCTCCTTCATGAAACGGAAGGACTTTATCAAGAAGCTCTGTGGAGGAGTTTGGCTTCTGCTACTGATCCAGTCTCTGGTCTATGGTTTCATGCTTCCTCCTAGTAGAGAGGAAGGCCACAGTCAGTGCCTCACCATCCATCAGAAGAAACTGACAGACACCTACTTCACCATTAACTTCATCCTGTTCATCTTTGGCTTTCTACTTCctttctttgtgtctgcagTTTGCTATGGGCGACTCGCAAACACCCTAACACGCCTCAACATCAACTCAGCCAAAGGTCTGAAAGTCAAGTTGAAATCTCAGAGGATGATAGGCATGTGTCTGGTGATATTCCTTCTGTGCTTCCTGCCCCTGAACGTGGTACGAACCGTGggagtcattttaaaaaaatactaccCGCAACAATGCCATACTCTACAGCAAGTCGAGACAGCGTATTATGCAACATGGATTTTAGCCGGAGTGAACAGCTGCCTGGATCCTCTGTTGTACTGCTTTGGGTCACAGAATTTTCGAGACGCTTTTCAATCTCTCAGGATTGGCCAGGGAGATGTTCCGAACAGAAGCGATTCAGAAATGACTGgcaatcagatttaa